In Acipenser ruthenus chromosome 15, fAciRut3.2 maternal haplotype, whole genome shotgun sequence, a genomic segment contains:
- the LOC131696769 gene encoding endoplasmic reticulum mannosyl-oligosaccharide 1,2-alpha-mannosidase-like, translated as MYPPTRKDFISLTLTEQGSRSYNNSKNWRRKSCWRKWKQLSRLQRSLILFLLAFLLVCALATYPNLAEHWRALTERSVQEEWSAVDIPELKPVNPAVIPEQERKIGLVFPEPPPQKPKKAPSNKRGPPVLQHRLMKRENASETQVKEREGQAANGEEEGEKSLVSWRGAMIEPEGGTEPQPSAKEEGAPDPAAQEGPAAAAHERQKAVVEAFQHAWKGYKEFAWGQDELKPISKSYGTWFGLGLTLVDALDTMWIIGLKEEFEEAKKWVATDLQFTKNVDVNLFESTIRILGGLLSTYHLTGEDIFLEKAKDIGTRLMPAFNTPSKIPYSDVNLGRGTAHPPRWTSDSTVAEVTSIQLEFRDLSQTTGDSQYQKVVDGVMKHVHGLAGKHDGLVPMFINTNNGQFSHLGVFTLGARADSYYEYLLKQWIQGGKKETELLEDYVQAIEGVKKHLLRKSQPSQLTFVGELAHNNFSPKMDHLVCFLPGTLALGAHHGVSSEHMELAKALMETCYQMYAQIETGLSPEIVHFNLIPRHGRDVEVKPADRHNLLRPETVESLFYLYRFTRDKKYQDWGWEIFQNFNKYTRVSTGGYTSISNVRNPDNPDPRDKMESFFLGETLKYFYLLFSEDFDLINLDKFVFNTEAHPLPIWTSS; from the exons ATGTACCCTCCAACGAGAAAGGATTTCATATCTTTAACCCTCActgagcagggcagcaggagctacAACAACAGCAAGAACTGGCGCAGGAAGTCTTGCTGGAGG AAATGGAAGCAGCTTTCCAGGTTGCAGAGAAGCCTGATTCTCTTCCTGCTTGCCTTCCTGTTGGTTTGTGCGTTAGCGACCTACCCGAACCTGGCAGAACACTGGAGAG CTCTTACAGAGAGATCGGTGCAAGAGGAATGGAGTGCCGTGGACATTCCGGAGCTGAAACCTGTGAACCCAGCTGTGATCCCAGAACAAGAGAGGAAGATTGGACTGGTCTTCCCAGAGCCCCCTCCACAG aaacctAAAAAAGCCCCCTCAAACAAGCGGGGACCGCCGGTATTACAGCACCGGCTCATGAAGAGAGAGAACGCCTCGGAAACGCaagtgaaagagagagagggacaggcaGCGaatggggaggaggagggagagaaatCCCTTGTCAG CTGGCGCGGGGCGATGATTGAACCCGAGGGCGGGACCGAGCCACAGCCTTCTGCCAAGGAGGAGGGAGCGCCGGATCCTGCAGCACAGGAAGGACCAG CTGCTGCTGCACACGAGCGCCAGAAGGCAGTGGTAGAAGCGTTCCAGCATGCCTGGAAAGGCTACAAGGAATTCGCCTGGGGTCAGGATGAGTTGAAGCCCATCTCGAAGTCCTACGGCACGTGGTTCGGGCTGGGGCTGACTCTCGTGGATGCACTGGACACCATGTGGATTATAGGACTGAAAGAAG AATTTGAAGAAGCTAAAAAATGGGTGGCCACTGATCTCCAGTTTACCAAGAACGTGGACGTGAACCTGTTTGAGAGCACCATCCGAATACTGGGGGGACTGCTGAGCACCTACCACCTGACCGGAGAGGACATCTTCCTGGAGAAAGCA aaaGATATAGGAACCAGACTGATGCCTGCCTTCAACACCCCGTCCAAGATCCCGTACTCCGACGTGAATCTTGGCCGCGGCACGGCGCACCCGCCTCGCTGGACCTCCGACAGCACGGTCGCCGAGGTGACGAGCATCCAGCTGGAGTTCCGGGACCTGAGCCAGACCACCGGGGACAGCCAGTACCAG AAAGTTGTGGACGGTGTGATGAAGCACGTGCACGGGCTGGCTGGGAAGCATGACGGCCTGGTGCCCATGTTCATCAACACCAACAACGGGCAGTTCAGCCACCTGGGCGTGTTCACGCTGGGAGCGCGGGCGGACAGCTACTACGAGTACCTGCTCAAGCAGTGGATCCAGGGGGGCAAGAAGGAGACAGA aTTGCTAGAAGACTATGTGCAGGCGATTGAGGGAGTCAAAAAGCACTTGCTGCGCAAATCTCAGCCCAGTCAACTGACTTTTGTGGGAGAACTAGCACACAACAACTTCAGCCCAAAGATG GACCACCTGGTGTGTTTCTTGCCCGGGACCCTGGCTCTAGGGGCCCACCACGGCGTCTCCTCTGAGCACATGGAGCTGGCCAAAGCCCTGATGGAGACGTGCTACCAGATGTACGCTCAAATCGAGACGGGCCTGAGCCCCGAGATCGTGCACTTCAACCTCATCCCACGGCATGGGCGGGACGTGGAGGTCAAG CCCGCTGACAGACACAACCTGCTGAGGCCGGAGACGGTGGAAAGCCTGTTCTACCTGTATAGGTTTACAAGGGACAAGAAGTACCAGGACTGGGGCTGGGAGATCTTCCAGAACTTCAACAAGTACACCAGG GTGTCCACGGGAGGATACACGTCCATCAGTAACGTCCGCAACCCGGACAACCCTGACCCCAGGGACAAGATGGAGAGCTTTTTCTTGGGGGAGACTCTCAAGTATTTCTACCTGCTCTTCTCAGAAGACTTTGACTTGATAAACCTGGACAAGTTTGTCTTTAACACCGAAGCACACCCCTTGCCTATCTGGACATCTTCGTAA
- the LOC117397025 gene encoding dipeptidyl peptidase 2, with protein MNSLYYSLAVFLLAVFSLKQETAHGAYIPPLNQDTSVSAFIKFLEQAILVRSEEFSAVNARHFGPRFPQKQEKFQSGTDAHRASEPKFEEKYFQQVVDHFNFNSHGDNTYQQRYLIQDQYWKKGYGPIFFYTGNEGDIWEFALNSGFISELASEHHALVIFAEHRYYGRSLPFGNSSFELPNVGLLTIEQALADYAVMITELKKQLGAPDCPVIVFGGSYGGMLSVYMRLKYPNIVTGALAASAPILSTAGLGDPKQFFHDVTADFESYSSDCANSVRNAFLQIEELAKRQEYQKIRDELSLCRAPSSDKDIHQLYGFLRNAFTLMAMLDYPYSVSFIQELPANPVKVACETMLNKTDLLKALRDTVGIVYNLTASVGSGKSTCYDIYTLYVECADPTGCGLGFDSLAWDYQACTEVDLCYESNGVTDMFPFLPFTEQDREKHCMEKWGVVPRPGWLKTQFWGDALTSATNIIFSNGDLDPWANGGVRKSLSPSLIAINIADGAHHLDLRGSNPADPASVINARKMESKIIAEWVKKKETNVF; from the exons atgaatAGCCTTTATTACAGTCTCGCTGTATTTTTGTTGGCGGTATTTAGTTTGAAACAAGAGACGGCGCATGGGGCTTATATTCCTCCATTAAATCAGGACACGTCTGTGTCCGCGTTTATAAAGTTTTTGGAACAGGCTATACTTGTGCGTTCAGAAGAATTCAGCGCGGTTAATGCCAGGCACTTCGGCCCTCGTTTTCCACAG AAACAGGAAAAGTTCCAGAGTGGCACGGATGCTCACCGGGCTTCTGAGCCCAAATTTGAAGAGAAATATTTCCAGCAAGTGGTGGACCACTTTAATTTCAACAGTCATGGCGATAATACCTATCAACAGCGCTACTTAATACAAG ATCAATACTGGAAGAAGGGTTACGGACCGATATTTTTTTACACTGGCAATGAAGGAGACATTTGGGAGTTCGCTCTTAACTCCGGGTTTATTTCCGAGTTGGCTTCGGAGCATCATGCGCTGGTCATTTTTGCTGAGCAT AGGTATTATGGCAGGTCGCTTCCTTTTGGTAATTCATCTTTTGAGCTTCCTAACGTTGGACTCCTGACGATTGAACAAGCCTTGGCGGATTATGCAGTCATGATTACAGAGCTGAAGAAACAGCTTGGTGCCCCGGATTGCCCTGTGATTGTCTTTGGTGGGAG TTATGGAGGGATGTTGAGTGTTTATATGAGACTAAAATATCCCAATATAGTAACTGGAGCTCTTGCTGCCAGTGCCCCTATCCTCTCTACTGCCGGGCTGGGAGACCCCAAGCAGTTTTTCCATGATGTGACTGCA gATTTTGAAAGTTACAGCTCTGATTGCGCCAATTCAGTGAGGAATGCATTTCTGCAGATTGAAGAATTAGCCAAGAGGCAAG AGTACCAGAAGATTAGAGATGAATTGTCACTGTGTCGGGCACCATCTTCCGATAAGGATATTCACCAGCTGTACGGGTTTCTGAGAAATGCCTTCACCTTAATGGCAATGCTCGACTACCCGTACTCTGTATCATTCATCCAGGAACTTCCTGCTAACCCAGTCAAG GTTGCCTGTGAAACTATGCTTAATAAAACTGACCTTTTGAAAGCACTGCGAGATACAGTAg GAATCGTTTACAATCTTACTGCCAGCGTTGGTTCTGGCAAGTCCACATGCTATGATATTTACACACTGTACGTCGAGTGTGCTGATCCAACTGGCTGCGGCCTGGGCTTCGACAGTCTCGCGTGGGATTATCAG gctTGCACAGAAGTAGATCTCTGCTATGAAAGCAACGGTGTTACTGATATGTTCCCTTTTCTGCCTTTCACCGAGCAAGACAGAGAAAAGCACTGCATGGAAAAGTGGGGTGTTGTTCCCCGACCTGGATGGCTGAAAACCCAGTTTTGGGGAGATG CTCTTACTTCTGCTACCAATATTATATTCTCCAATGGGGATCTTGATCCTTGGGCAAACGGAGGT GTAAGGAAAAGTCTGAGCCCTTCTCTGATTGCCATAAATATTGCTGATGGCGCTCATCATCTGGACTTAAG GGGGTCAAATCCTGCCGATCCGGCTTCTGTAATAAATGCTCGTAAAATGGAGTCGAAGATCATAGCCGAGTGGGTGAAAAAGAAAGAGACAAATGTTTTCTAA
- the LOC117397024 gene encoding kelch-like protein 9 — MDNGFQRSGVADAYPLRLLEGASSLRAQNALCDVTLEADGVAFPAHKVILASASSYCRVLFVGNAVNPEANNVKLKDVSARGLKQVLDFIYTSKLELSMSSLEDTLKAAEILLVRDAIKLCFKFLDENLNQENCLEVLNIAKKFCPDEIRQKAASYVGRQYKTILQDHQRLVELDEDILRDILNKSELREYSELELFDCVMTWLCHDKERTKAARDLLKRIRFPLIPADDLQKFVQETSIMKTDSECFRYLQDALRYHSQLYTQPTLQSQKTQIRSDSANLLVLGGRTSDNKVCSDIWAADEECSGWKKLGELCTPVYNHCAVVIGNFLFVIGGQYKFEAAGKQPTNEVFRFDPRNGSWLQVAGMLEKRTRFHAGVLSDHIIAVAGGTLLGNLTNTVEEYRPTDNKWAFTAPFPVAVADHAGTTHKGILYISGGFSAGQSLNDLYSYLPRLKRWVINRPMTFPRCDHGMATVENKIFCVGGRKLNSLDDWVHVNETEYYCPESDQWTTLKVSPFDCSQFSLLAHGSKLYITGGGSLREMNKKEGVFIYDCEGKRWERAASLPVPLVDHTACLLKLSAGIVQKLKSEERASSPLPSSSSSSSTKKSTLNLFVMD, encoded by the exons ATGGATAATGGTTTTCAGCGGAGCGGAGTAGCAGACGCCTACCCGTTGAGGTTGCTGGAAGGAGCAAGTAGCCTCAGAGCGCAGAACGCACTGTGCGATGTTACTCTGGAAGCCGACGGGGTTGCTTTCCCAGCCCATAAAGTCATCTTAGCTTCGGCAAGCAGCTACTGCAGGGTTCTCTTCGTAGGCAACGCTGTAAACCCCGAAGCAAACAACGTGAAGCTGAAAGATGTGAGCGCTCGAGGGCTCAAGCAAGTGCTGGACTTCATTTATACCAGCAAGCTGGAGCTGAGCATGAGCAGCTTGGAAGACACGCTCAAAGCAGCTGAAATCCTGCTGGTCCGGGATGCCATTAAGCTGTGCTTCAAGTTCTTGGACGAGAACCTGAACCAGGAAAACTGTTTGGAAGTCCTCAACATCGCCAAAAAGTTCTGCCCAGACGAGATTAGGCAGAAAGCTGCCTCCTACGTCGGCCGCCAGTACAAAACGATACTGCAAGACCACCAGCGCCTGGTAGAGCTTGACGAAGACATTCTCCGAGACATCTTGAACAAGAGCGAGCTCAGGGAGTACAGCGAACTGGAGCTCTTCGACTGCGTCATGACGTGGCTGTGCCACGACAAGGAAAGAACCAAAGCGGCGAGGGACCTCTTGAAAAGGATACGGTTCCCGCTCATCCCTGCGGACGACCTGCAAAAGTTCGTCCAGGAGACGTCCATCATGAAGACCGACTCGGAGTGCTTCAGGTACCTGCAGGACGCTCTGAGGTACCACTCACAGCTGTACACTCAGCCCACACTGCAGTCCCAGAAGACCCAGATCCGCTCGGACTCGGCAAACCTGCTGGTCCTGGGGGGCAGGACTAGCGACAACAAAGTCTGCAGTGACATCTGGGCTGCAGACGAGGAATGCAGCGGATGGAAAAAGCTGGGGGAACTGTGCACTCCTGTGTACAATCACTGTGCTGTTGTTATCGGTAACTTCTTGTTTGTTATTGGAGGACAATACAAGTTTGAAGCAGCAGGGAAGCAGCCAACAAATGAA GTTTTTAGGTTCGACCCCCGCAATGGCTCGTGGCTGCAGGTGGCCGGGATGTTAGAGAAGAGGACTCGCTTCCACGCAGGCGTGCTATCAGACCACATCATTGCCGTGGCAGGTGGCACCCTGCTGGGCAACCTCACCAACACAGTGGAGGAGTACAGGCCCACGGACAACAAGTGGGCTTTTACTGCGCCTTTCCCTGTGGCCGTGGCAGACCACGCGGGGACCACGCACAAGGGCATCCTCTACATTTCAG GAGGGTTCTCAGCAGGACAATCTCTAAATGACCTGTACAGCTACCTCCCCCGACTCAAACGCTGGGTCATCAATCGCCCAATGACATTTCCCCGCTGTGACCATGGCATGGCTACAGTTGAAAACAAGATCTTCTGTGTAGGAGGTCGGAAATTAAACTCT tTAGACGACTGGGTGCATGTGAACGAGACAGAATACTACTGTCCAGAGTCTGATCAGTGGACAACACTCAAGGTGTCTCCCTTTGACTGCTCTCAGTTCAGCCTGCTTGCACATGGCTCCAAGCTCTACATCACAGGAGGAGGGTCGCTGCGGGAAATGAACAAGAAAGAGGGTGTGTTCATCTACGACTGCGAGGGGAAGAGGTGGGAGAGAGCCGCTTCTCTGCCTGTGCCTCTGGTCGATCACACAGCCTGCCTGCTGAAACTGTCTGCCGGGATTGTACAGAAACTAAAATCAGAGGAGAGAGCGAGCTCGCCcttgccctcctcctcctcctcctcctccactaaAAAGTCAACTCTCAATCTGTTTGTTATGGACTGA